From Pararhizobium sp. A13:
GTAGTCCGCAAGGCCGGTCATGTTGCCCTGCCGCTTCGGCGCACCGCGCGAGTTCCAGATATTGGCGCCGACATGATGGTGATACTTGCCCGAGGCAAAGAAGCTGGCGCCGGGATAGGTGGCCATCAGGTCGAGCCCGAGCACATCGCGGAAAAAGGCGTTGGCCTGCGGAATGTCGGAGACCTGCAGGTGGATATGACCGATCGCCGTGCCGTCCGCCATGCCGTCCCACTTGTCCTTCGGCGCCTCGTCGTAGAGCGCCTGCAGGTCGAGCGGCAGCGTCGCCATCTTCACCATGCCGTCCTCGATATAGTTCCATTCCGCGCGCGGCCGGTCGCGATAGACCTCGATACCGTTGCCTTCCGGGTCGCCGAGATAGATGGCCTCGCTTACCAGATGGTCGGACGCACCCTGCAGCGGCACGTTGTTATGGGCGATATGGGCCAGCCAGCGGCCAAGCTCGGTGCGGTCGGGCACGAGGAAAGCCGTGTGGAAGAGGCCCGGCGCATTGTGCGGTGCAACAGTGGCATTACCCTCGGTGGTCAGCGTCAGAAGCGGCCGTCCGGCAACGCCGAGCGTCTCGCCGCTCGCTGTCTTGTCCATCGGCGTCAGGCCCATGATCTGCTGATACCACGAAGACACCATCGGCAGGTCGCGCACCACCAGATGCGAGTGATCGATATAGGCCGGCATGCGGACTGCGTGTGTGGCGGCGTGCTCTGTCATCGTCGTGCTT
This genomic window contains:
- a CDS encoding VOC family protein, which codes for MTEHAATHAVRMPAYIDHSHLVVRDLPMVSSWYQQIMGLTPMDKTASGETLGVAGRPLLTLTTEGNATVAPHNAPGLFHTAFLVPDRTELGRWLAHIAHNNVPLQGASDHLVSEAIYLGDPEGNGIEVYRDRPRAEWNYIEDGMVKMATLPLDLQALYDEAPKDKWDGMADGTAIGHIHLQVSDIPQANAFFRDVLGLDLMATYPGASFFASGKYHHHVGANIWNSRGAPKRQGNMTGLADYTVHFNDPAKLQTAIAKLDALEIPVTRNGATVSLVDPWGIGLKLVA